One stretch of Bombus terrestris chromosome 5, iyBomTerr1.2, whole genome shotgun sequence DNA includes these proteins:
- the LOC100643689 gene encoding synaptogenesis protein syg-2 isoform X5: MLRVTGLDARGKDLASAVHWAVSDDLGKRTYFQIGDGHRAKLKVTKVTFKDQGIFRCRVDFINSPTRNFRVNLTLVEEPSRPVIYDAQGREVTRVAGPFLEGYNLDLTCQVSGGRPKPTVVWWKDGKILDSVVDTISIGSPSKFTVNRLFINEVTRSLWGTKLECRAQSEQMTSPIVREVPLDVYLKPAIVKIVLIDSQIYAGRPLAARCETWGSSPAARIIWRLGGQTIGDPNVSTTQRSNSTISKLALVLGKDDNGKRLTCRAENPRFPGGVLEETEILDVAYVPVVSIDLATGYVLDTLREGDDLKLVCDVESNPPPTRIIWYHKDDRLEHDVTGGTLIASNTLTLRVLTLAHAGEYSCEAVNSVGEGRSPPIFLQMKYAPRCRAGYERREVTAGRHETVSLRCEVDAVPKDAVRFSWTYNGTRGDVLPMPNSRARNNGLVSVLEYTPTTDTDFGTLACWASNSVGRQRTPCIFNIVPGKPPQPPFDCSLHNETTSLQVNCVPGADGGSPQYFLLEVRGIPRNFGVVQMNPPTLHAPQSDQGMVGDVPAIYQERNPRPSFQLHGLEPGFDYTLYVYAVNDRGRSEPALLEHIRVAEVIGGKIERNGLFLEDLKKALPEASSENMIIVIALTGTGAVALILIGIGVIIGLAICRRRTASTLKDGPDDFTTPTYVSAQRIEPRIRYSGDSRRSQRTSLYIEENRNEPDLLQRVEIDLHG, translated from the exons ATGCTCCGGGTAACCGG CCTGGACGCAAGAGGCAAAGATCTCGCCTCCGCCGTTCATTGGGCGGTCAGCGATGATCTCGGCAAGAGGACCTACTTTCAGATCGGTGATGGCCATCGAGCTAAGCTCAAAGTTACCAAGGTCACATTCAAGGACCAAGGAATCTTCAGATGTAGGGTAGATTTTATCAATTCCCCGACGAGAAACTTTCGGGTGAATCTCACGCTCGTTG AAGAACCATCCAGACCTGTGATATACGATGCTCAGGGGCGAGAGGTGACAAGAGTGGCTGGACCCTTCTTGGAAGGTTACAATCTCGACTTGACCTGTCAGGTGTCTGGGG gAAGACCAAAGCCTACGGTAGTATGGTGGAAGGACGGTAAGATACTGGACTCCGTTGTTGACACAATTTCTATTGGTTCCCCGAGCAAATTCACGGTGAACCGTCTTTTCATCAACGAGGTGACGAGATCGTTGTGGGGCACGAAGCTCGAATGCAGGGCTCAGTCGGAGCAGATGACCTCTCCGATCGTTCGCGAAGTACCTCTAGATGTTTACC TGAAGCCTGCGATCGTAAAGATCGTCCTGATCGACAGTCAAATCTACGCCGGGCGTCCGCTCGCGGCACGCTGTGAAACCTGGGGAAGTTCTCCCGCTGCCAGGATCATCTGGAGGCTAGGCGGGCAGACGATAGGCGATCCCAACGTGTCGACTACGCAGAGAAGCAATTCGACGATCAGCAAGCTGGCTCTGGTCCTTGGCAAAGACGACAATGGCAAGAGATTAACCTGCAGAGCCGAAAATCCCAGATTTCCCGGCGGAGTGCTCGAAGAAACTGAGATCTTGGACGTTGCCT ACGTACCGGTTGTTTCCATCGATCTAGCCACCGGTTACGTCCTGGATACTCTCAGAGAAGGGGACGATCTGAAGCTGGTGTGCGACGTGGAGAGTAACCCACCTCCGACCCGAATCATTTGGTACCACAAG GACGATCGATTGGAGCACGACGTGACCGGTGGAACGCTGATAGCCTCCAACACGTTAACGCTGAGGGTACTCACTCTGGCTCATGCAGGCGAGTATTCGTGCGAAGCGGTGAATTCCGTGGGAGAAGGTCGGAGCCCTCCGATTTTCCTTCAGATGAAAT ACGCGCCGAGATGCAGGGCAGGTTACGAGCGACGCGAGGTCACGGCTGGTCGCCATGAAACGGTGTCGCTACGCTGCGAAGTCGACGCTGTTCCGAAAGACGCGGTGCGATTCTCTTGGACGTACAACGGAACGCGCGGTGACGTGTTGCCGATGCCAAACTCCAGAGCTCGGAATAACGGGCTCGTTAGCGTTCTCGAGTACACTCCTACCACCGACACCGACTTTGGAACTCTGGCTTGCTGGGCGAGCAACAGCGTCGGCAGACAAAGGACCCCTTGTATATTCAACATCGTGCCCGGAA AGCCACCGCAGCCACCGTTCGACTGTTCTCTGCACAATGAAACCACCTCGCTGCAAGTGAATTGCGTGCCCGGCGCCGATGGTGGTTCCCCGCAATACTTTTTGCTGGAAGTTCGAGGGATACCGAGAAACTTCGGTGTCGTTCAGATGAATCCGCCGACGCTCCACGCGCCTCAAAGCGACCAGGGAATGGTGGGAGACGTACCGGCGATATATCAAGAGAGAAATCCAAGGCCAAGCTTTCAGCTGCACGGTCTTGAACCCGGTTTCGATTACACGTTATACGTGTACGCTGTGAACGACAGAGGAAGGAGCGAGCCAGCGCTGTTGGAGCATATACGAGTGGCTGAAGTTATCGGCGGGAAGATCGAAAGAAACGGCCTGTTTCTGGAGGATCTGAAAAAGGCACTTCCCGAGGCTAGCTCGGAAAATATGATCATCGTGATCGCCTTGACAGGTACAG GTGCGGTGGCTTTGATCCTGATCGGTATCGGGGTGATCATCGGGTTGGCTATCTGCAGAAGAAGGACCGCGTCGACGCTCAAAGACGGTCCGGACGATTTTACCACCCCCACCTACGTCTCCGCCCAAAGGATCGAGCCAAGGATCAGATACTCGGGCGACAGCAGACGTTCTCAAAGAACGAGCTTGTACATCGAGGAAAATCGAAACG aacCGGATCTTCTACAGAGAGTCGAGATCGATCTACACGGTTAA